In Aspergillus nidulans FGSC A4 chromosome IV, a single window of DNA contains:
- a CDS encoding TRAPP III-specific subunit 85 family protein (transcript_id=CADANIAT00000125) produces MTSPGDAAPVKPPPSFSPGVPRVPSKTRYPQRRDSSASLDTERADSRIASSPTTPLSNTTDLPIRSASPSARSIRSSTPQIGRTSLGSPLDGRADTALDIRSLIIRSFSPVVGVYASPDTDELVRQKGFKGGFWELIRPFGENVPGKLVVRDSVGSSRGWEDYGVRFVDLGDLCRAPNDPSQGYNSSLAQLEAVLEKQLDSADSLPSGPLHPKDLAGLSSTSPLYKLYLRQLLSIASASPHETFRHPVASVIAISSRNPAPLESLRQLYADTNTGPQKVPDWIHPEYLRYYVLVHDEDRDDISASTKLYDQMKRHFGLHCHLLRLRSNQCVVTDDDSVQVPECEWLSPSERLSERPEPLVDLDSDGLLYLFDSDVMAIKGFVRELVAQSIVPFMENRVAVWNDQVASRRRGISGRFMSISRKWAGFGTSSRSSSGSGGASGNYNVSQGFYHYDHSEAILRKMADYAFMLRDWKLAASTYELLRSDYANDKAWKYHAGAYEMCAVSTLLNPLGAGSKIKVESIDQMFDTACYSYLTRCSDAPITLRCLTLAVELLKSRGGSAAESAAKWAMRAMDLGLVESVGQGLLSERISSCYASRAPPNGLRFGGRRRKAGMWSLFAADMWLKLGKPSLASACLEEAERLYADALDSDGVFPMPEMQTFVDNLRLSVKVGYLEARGLDVKEETGSTNPLDDEETSEKLDRRMNRRSLIGNLNPLDTATLAQLQTARDGDNVPSDDFERA; encoded by the exons ATGACATCGCCCGGAGATGCTGCTCCGGTCAAACCTCCGCCGTCCTTCTCGCCCGGCGTACCCCGAGTCCCATCCAAGACGAGATACCCTCAGCGCCGCGACTCGTCTGCGTCTTTGGATACGGAAAGGGCGGACTCCAGGATAGCGTCGTCTCCGACCACCCCGTTGTCGAATACCACCGATCTTCCCATCCGGTCTGCGTCCCCATCCGCTCGATCCATCAGGTCATCTACCCCTCAAATAGGGAGAACGTCACTCGGGTCACCATTGGATGGGCGCGCGGACACTGCTCTAGATATTCGGTCTCTAATTATCCGGTCTTTTTCACCCGTTGTTGGTGTCTACGCATCTCCGGACACTGATGAGCTGGTGCGTCAGAAAGGGTTCAAGGGCGGTTTCTGGGAGCTTATTCGACCCTTCGGAGAAAATGTACCAGGTAAACTGGTTGTTCGCGACAGCGTCGGGTCAAGTCGTGGCTGGGAGGATTACGGAGTTCGGTTTGTCGACTTGGGGGACTTATGTCGGGCCCCTAATGACCCAAGTCAGGGATACAACTCGTCGCTAGCCCAGCTTGAAGCAGTCCTAGAAAAGCAGCTGGATTCAGCCGACAGTCTGCCAAGCGGACCATTACATCCGAAAGATCTAGCAGGTCTTTCCTCTACTTCACCACTATATAAACTATATCTACGCCAATTGTTGTCAATCGCGTCAGCCTCACCCCATGAGACATTTCGCCATCCTGTCGCAAGTGTGATTGCTATCAGTTCCCGCAACCCCGCCCCCCTGGAATCTCTCCGGCAACTGTATGCAGATACAAATACTGGCCCACAGAAAGTGCCCGACTGGATACATCCAGAGTACCTTCGGTACTATGTACTTGTGCACGACGAGGACCGCGATGATATTTCCGCTTCTACCAAACTTTATGATCAGATGAAGCGTCATTTCGGCTTACATTGCCACCTGCTAAGGCTACGCAGCAATCAGTGTGTCGTCACAGATGATGATAGTGTCCAGGTGCCGGAGTGCGAGTGGTTATCCCCTTCAGAGCGGCTTTCCGAACGGCCAG AACCACTTGTTGATCTCGACTCGGATGGTCTTCTGTATCTATTCGACTCTGATGTAATGGCAATCAAAGGGTTTGTTCGAGAACTCGTCGCGCAGTCCATTGTCCCATTTATGGAAAATAGGGTTGCTGTCTGGAACGATCAAGTAGCATCGCGAAGGCGTGGTATCAGCGGCAGATTCATGTCGATATCTCGCAAATGGGCCGGCTTTGGAACGAGCTCTCGTTCAAGCTCAGGCTCTGGCGGAGCAAGCGGAAATTACAACGTATCCCAAGGCTTCTATCATTATGATCACTCGGAAGCAATCCTGCGGAAGATGGCAGACTATGCCTTCATGCTTCGTGACTGGAAGTTGGCTGCATCAACATATGAGCTCTTGCGTTCAGACTATGCCAATGATAAAGCTTGGAAATACCATGCCGGCGCCTACGAAATGTGCGCAGTCAGCACACTACTAAACCCTCTTGGGGCGGGTTCAAAGATAAAAGTCGAGAGCATTGACCAAATGTTTGACACTGCCTGCTATTCTTATTTGACTCGATGTTCGGACGCCCCTATCACGTTACGTTGCCTTACACTTGCCGTTGAATTACTGAAATCGCGGGGTGGCTCCGCGGCCGAAAGCGCAGCCAAATGGGCCATGCGGGCCATGGACCTTGGCTTGGTGGAGTCTGTCGGCCAGGGCCTCCTAAGCGAAAGAATCTCCTCATGCTACGCTTCAAGAGCACCTCCTAATGGGTTACGATTCGGCGGCCGCCGTCGCAAGGCTGGTATGTGGAGTCTTTTCGCTGCGGATATGTGGCTCAAGCTTGGAAAGCCATCACTAGCCTCAGCCtgtcttgaagaagctgaacgTCTATACGCAGATGCTTTGGACAGCGACGGTGTCTTTCCAATGCCGGAGATGCAGACCTTTGTTGATAACCTTCGTCTCTCTGTGAAGGTTGGATACCTCGAAGCTCGAGGGTTGGATGTCAAGGAGGAGACAGGCAGTACGAATCCGCTGGACGATGAGGAGACCAGCGAGAAGCTAGATAGACGCATGAACCGGCGATCTTTGATTGGCAACCTTAACCCCTTAGACACTGCGACTCTTGCTCAACTTCAGACTGCGAGAGACGGGGATAATG